TTTACGACCCTTTCTACGTTGCATTATGTGATAAACTTTTGCACCAAGTAATTatcttttcataaaattctttaatttctctCGCTTATGCATGGAGCTCTGTTTCTCGCTACGAAgatttgtatgtaaaaaatattgactgACGCATAAGCAGTTCCATTAACGCGCATATGCATATGCGCGCGCTAATGGAACAAAGATgaacagataaaaaaaaaagagaaataatttttttcccctctatCCCACTTTGTGTTTTGAAATTTCGCGAATATTTGTCTCGGATAATTTGCGATTCGTTATTAGGCCACTGCTTCACAATTCATTCGAAAgagaaatcattattttaaacagtCTTTGTTACTCGTGAATCGACGAGCGGAAAAATATACGCGCGGAAAAACCCCTGTTGGGAGCCACCCCGGATGCTGCTGTAGAGTAGTGCGGATCAGAGAAGAGCGACAGCGACGAAGGTCCGTGGCGCAGGCGTCATGATGGAAGTCGATAGGTGTCGATAATAACAGTTGCGCAGTGCGCACTCGTAGCAGCAGGCGAgctgctcgctcgctcgctcgcgcgcctCGCACATAACCTTCAAAGTCTTCTGTAAGTGCGGGCGAGGACTGCGAGGAGTGAGGACTGAGGAGGGTGTCGGAGGGTGTCAATCGTACGATCGCCGATCGCCGTCGTCGATCCGCGCGACGACGTGACGTGACGTGACACCTGTCAGGTGCAGGCCCGCAGGGTGGTGTCTTCCTTTGCGTCCTCGTCGACGCGTACACACAGGACGACCGGATGGAAGATTAGAAAGTATATGGACTGTCGAGAAAGGTTGCTCGCTCGTACGAAAGGTgcgtaaaaaaaacatatcgCCTTATCAAGAGATTGcacaattatttgttttttttttcgaagttAATATCGGTATCAATCGATGAGCGTGTCCCATGTAAATCCTAAAACATGTACCTATGCTTTTCCTTCATGTAATATTACGTCAGCGATTGTATTAATTGTGCATTTCGATAGTACATTAATGTTACAGCTGTTTAATAATCTCTAGAAAGTTATCTTCGTTATGTTACGTTACGTTATTTATCTTGCGAGAGAAACATGTACACGCTCTAAAGTCTCACGTTCTAAagtcagaataaaaaaattagatatatttcGAGAACGAgatttaattagtaataagAGCTGCTTTCGAAATGAACGGAATAATTGACGTAATGCAATTGTTTTAGATGGGTCATGGGTCAAGTCGCTCTACTTCGTCGAATATTCTTTCCACGGAGGAATTGACATTAGTGGAAAACCTCTTTAAATCTATGTCTCGCAGCTCAGGTTCCATCAAACGCGAGGACATATTCAAGCACTGGTCCGTACATTTGGACGATGCGTTATTACAGTTTGTGGTCCGATTTCTCTGTCACGATCCAGGAAAGAAGGTCTCGGCCATCAATGGAGAGAACTTTGGCCGGCTCTATGTCTTTGCTGTACGCGGTAATCCCGAGGAACGAACTAACCTGATCTTTGATGGTTTCTCGGAGGAAGAGCAAAAATACGAAATACCCACCACTTCGTTCCTTCAATATATTCAAGCAACGATTAACTCTTACTTGCGACTGCAGAAAAACTCTGGCAATGCCCACTACCTCACTTGGAGTAGTATTGGCTGCACTGTCAACACTAGGCGCATAGGGATGCGTTCTCGCACTCTCTGTGAGGATCTGATTAAGTATGGGGACGTGTTGACCATCGATCAAGTGGAAAATTGGTTCACGACAGCTGCCACGTTCAAGAATATTCAATCGCACGTTTTTCAATATCTTTATCTCGTCTCGCAAAAGAAGGGTAGCGATAAGAATACGGGAGCACGAATAAATGACTTGAATCTTTTGCCGTTGTGCAAAGGTTTGGAAAATATACCGCACTTTCCAAGTATATTAGGCTTAGGAGACGTTCTGTTCCTAAATTTGAGTCTGCCACACGAGTTACGTGATGAATGGCGATTTCTGTTTTCGAGTCAGGTGCATGGCGAATCGTTTTCGACCATGTTAGGAAGGATTGTGATGCAAGGTGCTACAATAATCATACTACAAGATATGGATGACCATGTATTTGGTGGTTTCGCTTCGGACAGCTGGAAACTAGGGCCGAATTTCATAGGAAATCAAACGTCATTCCTATTCAAGCTTGAGCCggaaattttgacattttcatCTACGAATTACAACAATCACTATCAATATCTCAATCTCCATCAGCAAACGATGCCTAATGGCCTGCTTATGGGGGGGCAGCTTAATTATCCCGGCCTCTGGTTGGATTGCGAATACGGCACCGGAAAATCGAGCTTGTCGTGCAcaacttttcaaaattatgtacaGCTTAGTGGTAAGGAAGACTTTAAAATCAAACACTGTGAGGTATGGGGAGTCGGTCCAGTGCCAGACGCGGAAGAGGACGTGCGCGAAATAAAGTCTGTGTTGGATCAAGACCCAACATCAAAGGTCATACTAGAATTGTCTGGTCGTAAGTTACACAGTGAGGGACTTCGCGAGGATCCAGAGtaattgtgataaatataGAGATTTTTATGAGAACttgagcagagagagagaaaaagagagagagagagagagagagagagagagagagagagagagagagagagagaacactAGTTGTAAAGATATTTACAGTTATTTAAGATTGATCAATTGATTTTACacaaaatctatataaatattgttatcgATTCTTACAATTGTAATTGGATATATGCGGGTATAAGAAACGTATTAAAAAactcatataataatatttatgatctaAAAGTCCTCCCATTTTACACGAGTGTATATCTTTGAAGTTGAAACGAATTCACGTGATAGCGACATGAGAAACAATTGAAATACATCAAGAGAAACGAATTATATTAcgaaaattgttataaaagttTGAGTGAAAAAGTTTGGCTTGTCTGTATGAATGAATTccgtaaacatttttacagACTTGAGTGAGACTAtttgtttgtaattatttatcaggTATATTATTATAGGACTTTTGTCCCCTTTTTATAACGGCCTGATATCTCTCGATTCGCGATTGTTTCTTCGATCATTCGATATTtatcatgtaattttattatgtcgtGTATATGTGTTACTTATGAATTCAGTGCTATGATATTAAAGAATGCCGAATTGTTGCGTGGCCTGAATGCCTATTGTCCAGTGCCTGACGAGtcgttataattgttaatttaccGTTCTCTGCGTATGTTGATTATTCATAAACGAACAACCGTGTGCCatacaaattgtttttgttaacTAAGACTGTATAATTGTcgtgcaaaaaataaaaggaaatatgCAAACACTCTGACCGTTTGccaattataaagtaaaaaaaaaaaaaaatgcactaGTGTAAGATCTACTAAAAGTTCAATAAACAATCAAAACCATATATTTTGTCATGTTTAATTCGACTATGTACTTTCCACACGCACACATCGATTTACAATAGACACATTTTACAGCTTCCGAAAggagtttaatttttatttttttatttgagaaactCACCCGATGACTCAAGTTGTAAGTTAAAATCAGGTTCCTGGCGAATGAGTTTGCGAAGGCCTGATAAAAGTCCAACACTTCTAATAGCCGATCTCGCTTGATTGTGTGGAGATCACAGTAAGTGAGCGCCCTAACATTCGCTGCGCTCTGGCCGATCGTCGGATTCGTCCAAAAGCTGTCGCCGAAAACATCGCCTTTCCCCAGTATAGCCACCACCTCGTCATCCTGTATGACCTCGAGACTGCCGGTCACGATAAAGCATAGGGAGTCGATAGACTCTCCTGTGTGATATAGTAGATCGCCAGGTGCGCTGTGCGACATCGTGAAGTGCATCGCCAAAGCACGCAGACATCCGTCGGACGCTAATCTAAATAGAAAATGCGCATagcgaattaaaattattataattaaaaaggatctaatttacatttataatgtaatattgtttcatttttaaatgaaatcgATGAAAAGTATTGTACAAAATCTTGATGTATCCAGAAGCACGGCAGTGTCTCGCGGCAAATATAAGCGGTCGCGATATGGGCAGCGAGCAACGATACCGGCGCGGCGGTGTATATGGAACTTACCTGAAAGCGGGATGTTCATTGAAGACTTTCCGGTTAAGATGTACGCAAATGTCGGCTTTCATGTCTTTGGGGCAATAGTTGAGAACTTTATCCGTATCCAAGCCCTTGGTCATTGCCCACGTGCTGACGACGTAATCCATGACGCGCTCGCTAAGAGCTTTCGGTACTTCATGGAGCTTCATAAATTCCCTCACGTTGTTTAACATATCGTGATACTTGGCGGTAGCGGACGTCATTTGTTGGATAATTGTGGTGACATGACCGAAGATCGTGGCGTACAATAAAGCTGGTTgcaagagaaggagaaagaaaaacaaaaatactattttaatttatttcacacaaaatagtcaatatattcattataaaaataatttttatctagcTTTATCAAACGAAGGCGATCAAATTATCTTTTCTGTATACATCAgctgatataaatttatatatcagatttaaaataacattaatatcagTACCAGCAATAATCATCATACAGATGGTAAAAATCTTCTCGTTGTCAGTTTCGGCTGCAACGTTCCCAAAGCCCACGGAAGTCATGCAAGTCATTGTGAAGTAAAGAGCAGTGACATACATCGTGCGGCGTGATGGGCCAGCTACTAGTTCGGGTGCGGTGCTGGCATTGGTCCACAAGTAGCTATACGGTGACTGGGTAACGTTGGCCAACTTCCACAACCACGAGTATTGCACCCCATTGTCGGCATCCGACCTTCCTATCGAATACCTTTAACGTAAGGAGATTTCTCATAGGATTATATATCGGATCCATTGAACGGgattgaaaaatatgatatcgAAGGATTACATATGAATGCGAGGCATCGTGCCATTTCTTTTATGATCGTGCAAAGTTGAActtaaggatgtatcggactgaagttcaaaatggtacaaagttgctaaaaatttgtgaaatcattcttttaatttccctcatgtactgaaaaaaattgaaaacgcatccactaaacggttgctgagttataactattttaattttcactaattttacatggtatccttttctatGTTATGGAAAAGGACGATCTTGACGGatgaaacagctaaaaaaatatagaaaaaatagtaccaatgttttgaatttttttgtacatctagtatatgactagatgaaaatatctgccaagtttcaattgtcttcactacacagttttacagaaataaaatataacttgagataattgtgtattttcactgtcaaaagtttaaactcataagtgaaaaaaatcgcaaatacgtaaaaaatacctttataagagtaaaaataagactccaactatcgttcaagtttcttacatctagatttactatgcgttaggcatagatatttaagtatttcaaatttcatgcacttttgtctaagattgtatgtccgatacaCCCTTAATGTTTCTGTTCGTACACTCAATGGTTTCTAAATTATCGGTTAACTTTAACTTCGATTTCATCAATttccaatatatatatatatatatatatatatatatatatatatatattgccaGTGTATGATAAACcaagtaaaaaacaattaaaaaccaAAGACAATTTTTCGAACGACCTGACTGGCATTTATTGAGCGTAAATAATTCAACGTTTCGACCAACAATCATAGTCTTCCTCAGGCacaggaataaaataaattacataacatTGATTTATATTCCTTTCTCTGTAGATACACAcgattattatgtaatttattttattcccgaGAAGGACCACGATTGTTGGTCGAAACATTGAATTATTTACGCTCAATAAACGCCAGTCAGGTCGTCCAAAAAACTGTCTTTGGTTTTTACTTGTCTTTCATTTGTTATATcgttttataacattttgtattgtttTGCCATTCACATCATCTcttataagtaaatttattttaaatataagttaaataaaagtataaacacgttaaaaataaactcaAATAAGTTTGAGTTTTATTGgatgaaaaattcaatttttaagataataataatgtagaaaataaatttaagatataataatgtagAAGCGACagagatatacatataatttgtagaaaatgAAAGTATATTGTGACACAACACAAGTATGGTGATTCTTCGGCTTTGTAAGCATGTGTATAGTAATGATGGATTATGCGACGAGCCTATCCCAGTCCGAGAAGGTGTGTTATcttgaatgtgtgtgtgtgtgtgtgtgtgtgtgtgtgtgtgtgtgtgtgtgtgtgtgtgtgtgtgtgtgtgtgtgtgtgtgtgtgtgtgtgtacgcagACAAAATCACCTTAATATGACGTACCAAATACAGGCCAGCCAGTGAGCAACCAACATGTAGAAACAGAGCAGAAGAATGAGCATCGCGGCACCGTACTCCAGATAACGATCCAACTTGCGTACGACTCTACCGAGTCGCAGCAGCCGTACCACTTTCAAAGCCGAGAACAAACTACCTATTCCGTCCTCATCGTGATCGAAGGCATTAAAAACGTCATATGGTAGACAGCTCAGTAGATCTATGATGAACCAAGATTTCAAATAGTTCATTCTGATTACCTGAAAGTTATCAAAGTGTTaacgttattatatatgtacttgCAGATAATATTAGAACAaactattttacaaaattgcaaattatcatttatagtATTtggaacaatttaaaattttacatataaaatataaacgtataaataatttacttttcttcaattaaattatttacaaacaaaattttaataaaactaattaccTTCGGATCAGACACAACTTCTCCACCAGCACCAACAAACGTTGTGTGAAAATTTAGAACAATGTCGATAAAGAATATCACGTCGACAATACTGTCTACAACTAATAAGGAGACATCTTCgctagttttatttttaaacgcgACATTATACGGCACCATGATGGCTGTGTAGAAAGTTAAACACAAAATGATCCAGTCCCAAATTGCCTTAAATGCACAgtaatgtaacaaaatgtgtGGCGGCGTTTTCGGCGCTTCTTGTCTGTATTGTGGCATAACATCGCCACTTAAGGACATCatctgaaaaaaatgaaacaaaaatatgtcagaaatattaaacgtcaaaatatgtatgtatatatctttttttgtgcaataagaattactattaaaaataactcatTTATATATGCATCTACATTTCTATgtttatgcatatacatatgttaaattcattaaggatattatatatttctgcataattttttttctgataaatgCGATATAtgtcttaaataaattataaaagaaaaggaattATTTTCAACGTTTACATATCGATTTCTTATCTCATCTATgtaatatctcttttttaCATTGAATTGGGCTCTATTAGCTTTTCATATTCCAAAaagcttttaaatatataaattttttaggtttattttgaagaaaaatttatgcagATATGTTCTCCATTTTCTGACAAAGTCGGCGTATTGAAAATATGATTCTATttcatcaatttataaaactttgtataaGTTGACTATGGTATTCCATTATCCATTATCcataatcatttttaaactGACTGTTTGAACATGAAATGGACATgaaatggacgtccatcgTATGTCCGATTTCAGACATCCATCAATGGCCAATATTTGGACGTCCATAGAATATCCGGTCTTGGGcccatatttatattatcgatttttaattattaaaacagtcTTAATTACTATCTCAGTACACACGATGATTTTCCGGACCCTTGTACAAAGTACGTTGTTTGTGTCcgtctttaatttttatcatttctacaaatatatagaaattattaaataattcgtaTGTATTATAacacttttacatttttagaaagtgtatgattatatattaaaaactgaaattgtatataaatgttataattataactgaCAATATTCCAAGAATATTCCaagatatacatacatatatatttatatatgtaatattttcaaattttatcggtgtctataatttatatgtaactttaattataattataatatcgatctgtattataaataaataaaaaatattgttataaaatgttatttacttttattgataattttgtattttttctaatttgtattttttaatgttaaattaatttggtGTTAGAATATTAACGACCGATAATcgtaaaatcttgaaaaatgataactttCTACATCTAACGTTCAGCGTCAGCTCTATACGTGCAAGCCGACTTATGTATTAGAATATCAACACAAGATGTTTATGCCCATATACATATGGTTATATCTTCTGATTCTCACTTATGATTGGTTCCACGATTCGGAGTATGAACAGTATGTATGTGTACCAAGTGCGGGAGAATCCCCTCCGAAATGTAGAGCGCAATTCACTTTTCGTTCCGATCTCAACGGGCAAGCAAGACGCGCACATTTCCACGAGAAATATTCTAACACTGATAACTCTTAATATTACTAATGAATAAAGTTTGTTCTGGTTACactaaaactatatatatatatatatatatatatatatatatatatatatatattgtttgaaCAACCTATCGGTCCTCCGGAATCCAATGAATCAGCTCTTCTATTCGAGGAGATATACGCAAACaaatatgtgttattatatatttcttttatgtgttattatatattttgttttatgtaataaatatatgatttgATTCTGCatttcaaatttgttattGCTCATAAACTattcctttatattttttaaacacttattttagaaataatcaCGAATACTAGAGCActaaaaaatatgtccatTTGAGGTCCTTTTAGATCCATTTCAGGTCCATTTCAGATCCTTTTTTAGATGTTCAATGGACGTTCGAAGTTGTGAACAACGAGCGTCCATAAGACGTCTGTCGAACCTTATTTGGTTACAATGGATGTCCGAACTTGGACGTCCAGTGGATGTCcatgtgctatctgggaatctatatattttcagtCACAGTAAAAGAGAGGTATCGAGATATTTTGAAGGTAAACAGAACAATTACACTAATAtcagtatataataaataaaaatgatataaaaacacGTAAGGACaacgatttttaattttgataagacAATTTGATAGTTAAGCCTCACATAACAAAACTTACATGACCCAGATGCGATTGTTTGGTGGTAGTCGGTACGGCTGTGTCTTTCAAGGCCGGCAGATGAGAGCTGAATTGGGAAACAAGGACCGATCTCGATCTGGTGACTGATCTGGCGAGTTTGGCAAACTTGGAAAGACCGCCTTTGCTGTCGTCTGTTTCGATGGGTTGCTTCAGGGCGGTAATGTCTCGAAACGTCAGCAGGAACAAGACCACAAGGTCTCGTTCGTTTTTGATGGGCGCTATTTGCAACAGCAGCCATAATGGTGTCTCTgtatatcgtaaaaaaaaggataacgCTGATATCATCAACATGTAAAGAGGAGAAAagataatatgatatttaatttatttattcttccaAGCACTATTAATCGCAAAAAGATtacgaattttatttctttagcaAAGACTTGAATTAGCAAGTCAGCTAATCGGAATAAAGAATCTACGCTACATGTGTCAAAAGATAGACTCTGTAAGATGTTATATACAGCAATAAAAGAGTgtaaaagagaagaagaaagtgaaatagaataaattaatagaaataattaattgaaataaaattattattcagtaCCAAGATTTGCTACTGATCGAATAGAcgattatttaatctttatctttattataaataaaatattttaaaataagagagATTAAATCCGTACATTAatgtgttacattttttatatagtcaatttgtataaagtatatagttaaattaattaagatataatatactttctaacattaaatttctaaGTAGCCGCTTAATCCTTGTAACAATAGTACGTCAATTCAAGTGACAAGTCATATTGCGCactaaattattgtaatattaattacaatattcgACATACAGGATCAAAGCTGTATGCGAGTTCAAGCCAATAGAATCCAATTATGGCATTCGCTTCTGACATTTAATAGCATAAAGCATGCAAGcatgcaaataataataataataataataataataataataataataataataataataatgaatacaattcaattaaaatacgaaaagaaaagagCAATACATGTATTGAGAGCATAATGTATAAAgatatgtacatacaataataaaatatatcagagCCGTACACGATTATCGATAGTTGTCGGTTCGGTAAGTGTCGTTGCGCTACGCAATGACAGTTATTGAACCGACAACTATCGATAACCGTGTACATACAGAATAGCGACCCAGTGCTAGGCGTATTAAATATAGCAATGtcaaaaacagaaataaatttcaaaaataatttccttGCATCTTAGATATATTCATATCATTCtttgatagaatttttatgtagtctcgaaaatattttattataaaaattaaaatggttATTCTTTTATCACGGATTAACGAAAAAACATATAcagatacatacatatatgtatacaaacaaataaaattttacgtccAAGAGAATacaagtaatatataaatgttcgAGAATATTTCGTATACTACTCCTATATAGATATTTACCGACAACTGGCTTAATTAAGCAACCTTGTAAGCCTGTCGAACGACAACGGCGTACGAGCTACATATGAGAAGCTGTATCGATAACATATATTGATGACAGAAATACCAATGACCATATTTccaagaagtaaaaaaaaaagtaagttaTTGTTATAAGAAAACTATTCTGGCTTTAAACaagttcaaaataaaataaaaaagatttcctAATTAATCATCCTACTAAATTTAGATGATTATAATAGAGAAAACTCAGCATCAAAatacttttgaaaatttagtaaatgctacaatatatagatatatttaataatatatcatttattaaggatatttaatacaaagaacactttaaaatattttgttattaatgtaaaatgtgttaaaattgtaaaatgtgAGGTATCACggaatatcaaaattatcttGAGCATTccaatattaaacattatgcAGATGTTAATTATACGTTAGAATATAAatgatgtaattatattacaacaTGCGTCATGTTGTTACACAGCGTGTTATATGTTACTGAAAACAAATGAAGAGAGTATCGAATAGAATACCTATGTATATTTGGAATATTAGgacacataaaataaatttgtgtgtTATGAGTAAAAGAGACATTTGTATAATCAATCGAAATGTCTCGGTTGAATTGAATTTGTAGGATTCAGAGAATTtgaattcatataatttagaataaataaacaaaagaattttgtataaaattttgttatttgatGCACTAATAGTAAATTGCAATAacacacacaaataaaatttagttgataaaaatttgaaaatttttaaaatattaatgtaattcgAGTGAATAAGGAATATATaagtaaacattaatttatataaactatgtAAGCTGTTAAGAagataataaatctttatttcccGTTTGTCTTTTACAATCGGTATTCATTCCTATTGATTAATCTTGTAAGTTGATAATCTTCCAGGTaactttccttttcttttcaaagAGAAAAATGAGTGTCATTGGATTTATCTCCACGCCCTTCCGATGATAAGAACTGTGATTTTCCGACAAAAAGGTATTTAGACCCGCTAAACGAGCggtacaaaaataatgttcgtaatttatttttacaactaTCGGCAAATGATACTATTGTGAGGCGATAATCTTTCTGTTTTATCTTCGATTACAAAAGAAGTATAGCCATTTTAAGGAGAAAATTTGGGAAAAATCTTAAAACGGGATGCAAAATACTAGCAATAgttctaataaatttcaaatatttaatcctTCTTATGACATCTAATGGAGAAATGAGTAGAGAGTTTAGTgatttactattaattaaatttattttttcaagaagaattgctgaaatgaaaaaaaaagatttaaaattaaatgtaattaatttaaatttcaatgctAATATAAGCTTAATGTGAAATATATCTGTcgtgaatatttatacatgtatggTATATGGTGTCCTTTGTACAGATTTTAGATTCGTGGGTGACTTACTGATGGCATTTGCGAGCACGCTTTTGCGAATCTGTGCTAGACATACCTCTTGGGCTACCTTTAAACAAAACggtttttcattattatgcTTTAATACATGCATTAAGGAAGGCTGTTTCCCTTTATGGAGAAAATCATggaatattctttaaaagttttcaaaacGATACCACACACGAATATTAAAGCGAGATGCGACATGAAGGTAAAACGACCAGTAAAATGTGAAACTTATCGATGATGTATACTGATGGTTACGTTTCGATATTCCACCAAATATTGTACATGCACATTGATACAACTCGTGCCTCGAGGCGTTTTCGCAGAACGGGAATCGATGGTTTTGCTGTTGCAATTGTTGTTGCAAacgttttaattgtaatatgtatGCTTCCACGTGCGCTTTATAAATTCatgatcaattatttaattaaaaattgttataagaaaaatgtttctctCCGAACAATGTATTCTCACTGCAtgatttttgaaatacaaaatatacagtGTGGAAGAATTAAGAAACAGcacgtaa
This sequence is a window from Monomorium pharaonis isolate MP-MQ-018 chromosome 3, ASM1337386v2, whole genome shotgun sequence. Protein-coding genes within it:
- the LOC105836810 gene encoding potassium voltage-gated channel protein eag isoform X5, yielding MQKSCRCGFMYGELTDKETIARIEECLEGQIHDQFEILLYKKTSSPRETPLWLLLQIAPIKNERDLVVLFLLTFRDITALKQPIETDDSKGGLSKFAKLARSVTRSRSVLVSQFSSHLPALKDTAVPTTTKQSHLGHMMSLSGDVMPQYRQEAPKTPPHILLHYCAFKAIWDWIILCLTFYTAIMVPYNVAFKNKTSEDVSLLVVDSIVDVIFFIDIVLNFHTTFVGAGGEVVSDPKVIRMNYLKSWFIIDLLSCLPYDVFNAFDHDEDGIGSLFSALKVVRLLRLGRVVRKLDRYLEYGAAMLILLLCFYMLVAHWLACIWYSIGRSDADNGVQYSWLWKLANVTQSPYSYLWTNASTAPELVAGPSRRTMYVTALYFTMTCMTSVGFGNVAAETDNEKIFTICMMIIAALLYATIFGHVTTIIQQMTSATAKYHDMLNNVREFMKLHEVPKALSERVMDYVVSTWAMTKGLDTDKVLNYCPKDMKADICVHLNRKVFNEHPAFRLASDGCLRALAMHFTMSHSAPGDLLYHTGESIDSLCFIVTGSLEVIQDDEVVAILGKGDVFGDSFWTNPTIGQSAANVRALTYCDLHTIKRDRLLEVLDFYQAFANSFARNLILTYNLSHRLIFRKVADVRREKELAERRKNEPQLDQAQDHLVRKIFSRFKSEGESQIGVSRTVSGRSQQDSDEELTVNVLPPWPSFRFRREKHTADVEKGDGKDAKDGETSHAKKLSTTEEGGTTITKTRPGGKWGRLLGSSSLDTGSESGTAADPFKRSLSARDARPGSSVGTNKVFPKLGKLGGTIEEGGDVENSKDPQQQQVQQPQQILGVDSKQLQLRRLESYDGGLITQQSSHEREILAAVLEVKVDLKLEVQRVNQRLAKIEDMLQALMNKFPAAGTSSSGSNNGSQQQKIPTFTLSGAQSQQPVTSSVVTLVQSATQTTECRLSIATTSTSTTPSEGYREQSTATERMSKTSQEHHHHHHHHHQSSSSRDVNKELLERLAQASTSRGDDSNALGPLILRKRRSKSRNKGAAPLAPLATQPMSPSEATETTQMLECTDDRDSSGGPIDRAVADRTVERSDRKRPPPRPREYL
- the LOC105836810 gene encoding potassium voltage-gated channel protein eag isoform X2, with protein sequence MPGGRRGLVAPQNTFLENIIRRSSSQPDSSFLLANAQIVDFPIVYCNESFVKISGYNRAEVMQKSCRCGFMYGELTDKETIARIEECLEGQIHDQFEILLYKKTKTPLWLLLQIAPIKNERDLVVLFLLTFRDITALKQPIETDDSKGGLSKFAKLARSVTRSRSVLVSQFSSHLPALKDTAVPTTTKQSHLGHMMSLSGDVMPQYRQEAPKTPPHILLHYCAFKAIWDWIILCLTFYTAIMVPYNVAFKNKTSEDVSLLVVDSIVDVIFFIDIVLNFHTTFVGAGGEVVSDPKVIRMNYLKSWFIIDLLSCLPYDVFNAFDHDEDGIGSLFSALKVVRLLRLGRVVRKLDRYLEYGAAMLILLLCFYMLVAHWLACIWYSIGRSDADNGVQYSWLWKLANVTQSPYSYLWTNASTAPELVAGPSRRTMYVTALYFTMTCMTSVGFGNVAAETDNEKIFTICMMIIAALLYATIFGHVTTIIQQMTSATAKYHDMLNNVREFMKLHEVPKALSERVMDYVVSTWAMTKGLDTDKVLNYCPKDMKADICVHLNRKVFNEHPAFRLASDGCLRALAMHFTMSHSAPGDLLYHTGESIDSLCFIVTGSLEVIQDDEVVAILGKGDVFGDSFWTNPTIGQSAANVRALTYCDLHTIKRDRLLEVLDFYQAFANSFARNLILTYNLSHRLIFRKVADVRREKELAERRKNEPQLDQAQDHLVRKIFSRFKSEGESQIGVSRTVSGRSQQDSDEELTVNVLPPWPSFRFRREKHTADVEKGDGKDAKDGETSHAKKLSTTEEGGTTITKTRPGGKWGRLLGSSSLDTGSESGTAADPFKRSLSARDARPGSSVGTNKVFPKLGKLGGTIEEGGDVENSKDPQQQQVQQPQQILGVDSKQLQLRRLESYDGGLITQQSSHEREILAAVLEVKVDLKLEVQRVNQRLAKIEDMLQALMNKFPAAGTSSSGSNNGSQQQKIPTFTLSGAQSQQPVTSSVVTLVQSATQTTECRLSIATTSTSTTPSEGYREQSTATERMSKTSQEHHHHHHHHHQSSSSRDVNKELLERLAQASTSRGDDSNALGPLILRKRRSKSRNKGAAPLAPLATQPMSPSEATETTQMLECTDDRDSSGGPIDRAVADRTVERSDRKRPPPRPREYL